The following nucleotide sequence is from Kiritimatiellia bacterium.
AATCGCCGACTCGAGGCGGGATTTCTTTTCCGCGTCAACCTTGTCCCCATGCTCTTTGAGAAACTTCTCCGCCTCATACGCCATGCTGTCCCCACGGTTTCGGGTTTCCGCCTCCTCGCGCCTGCGGGCGTCTTCCGCGGCGTGTAATTCCGCATCCTGACGCATACGCTCAATTTCCTCCTTGGTGAGGCCGCTGGATGCGGTAATCGTGATCTTCTGCTCCTTGCCCGTACCAAGATCCTTCGCGCTGACGTGCAGGATGCCGTTGGCGTCTATGTCGAAGGTTACCTCGATCTGCGGGACGCCACGCGGCGCCGGCGGAATACCGTCGAGATGGAACTTCCCGATCGTCTTATTATCCGCCGCCATCTTCCGCTCGCCCTGTAAGACGTGAATCTCGACGGATGTTTGATTGTCTGCGGCGGTGCTGAAAATCTCGCTTTTCCGTGTCGGAATCGTGGTGTTCCGCTCGATCAATGGTGTGAAAACTCCACCGAGAGTCTCAATCCCGAGGGTGAGCGGCGTTACATCCAGCAGGAGAACATCCTTCACCTCACCCTTGAGCACGCCGCCTTGAATCGCGGCGCCGACCGCCACGACTTCATCAGGATTCACGCCCTTGTGAGGCTCTTTGCCGAAGAACCGGCGGACGATCTCCTGCACCTTAGGCATGCGGGTCATTCCACCCACCAGAATCACCTCGTCGATGTCGGAGGGCTTAAGCCCGGCATCCCGGAGGCAATTCTCAACCGGGTTGATCGTCCGCTGGATCAAATCGTCGACGAGCTGTTCCAGCTTTGCGCGGGTCAACGTCATGTTAAGGTGTTTCGGCCCGGAACTGTCAGCCGTGATGAACGGCAGGTTGATTTCCGTGCTCTGCGAGCTGGAGAGCTCGATTTTCGCCTTCTCTGCGGCCTCTTTCAGCCGCTGAAGCGCCATCGGATCTTTGGAGAGGTCGATGCCATGCTCCTTTTTGAACTCACTAATCAACCACTCCATGATCCGAGCGTCGAAGTCGTCGCCGCCCAGATGTGTGTCGCCATTGGTCGCCTTCACCTCGAAGACGCCGTCGCCAATCTCGAGGATCGAGATGTCGAACGTTCCGCCTCCCAGGTCGTATACGGCGATTTTCTCGTCCTTCTTTTTGTCCAAACCATACGCCAGCGAAGCCGCAGTGGGCTCGTTGATGATCCGAAGCACATCCAGCCCTGCAATGCGGCCCGCATCTTTGGTGGCCTGCCGCTGACTGTCGTTGAAATAGGCGGGAACGGTGATGACGGCCTGCGTAATTTTCTCGCCGAGATAGGCTTCCGCGTCGGCCTTCAATTTCTGGAGGATCATTGCGGAAATTTCGGGAGGGGAATAATTCTTCTCGGCGATTTGGACATAAGCGTCGCCGTTGGACGCCGGCACTACCTTGTAAGGCACACGCGAAATTTCTGAGCCAACCTCGGAATACTTCCGGCCCATAAATCGTTTGATGGAGTAAATAGTATTGCTCGGATTGGTCACAGCCTGACGTTTGGCCGACTGACCGACCAACCGCTCACCCGTCTTAGTAAATGCCACGATCGAAGGCGTAGTACGGCCGCCCTCGACATTCGGGATCACGACAGGCTCGCCGCCTTCCATGATCGCCATGCACGAGTTCGTTGTTCCTAGATCAATCCCTAAAACCTTGGACATAGGCTCCTCACTTCCTTACCGCGACATTGAAAAGCAGTCGACGTGCCAACAAAACAACCCAAACCCGAAGTATTCTTTCTATGCCTTCTAAATCAACAAGTTACAAATAAAAAAACATTAGGAACATGCGGGCCCTACCGCGAAAAATGAGACATCATGTCACGCTTAAACCGTATCTGTGTGGCGAAGTGTCACGATAAACCTTGTGCCTAATTTTTGGTAATGGGAGCGTTCAGAAATCAGAGTTTCTGAATCGGTCTAGTTCCGAAGGCGAGAGCGAATGGAGGGTTTCGATGATTTTTTGGTCAGCCCTTCCAAAAGCAAATTGATCGAGTTCGGAAAGAGAGACCCAACGCCAGTCTGCGCAATGAACCGGGCGCGGCGTGCCCTTGAGGATCCGGCAGGTATGGGCGTGCAAATCCATAGTGAAATGGCTGAAGGCGTGGTAAACCGTCGCCAGCCGAGGGCCGACAGCAACCTCGATATCCAATTCTTCCTTCAGCTCTCTCGCGATGCAGGCCTCGATGGTCTCCCCGCACTCGCGCGTTCCACCCGGAAATTCCCATAGCCCGCCGAGCATCTCCCCGGGCTTCCGTTTCGCGATCAGGAGGCGGCCATCCCGCCGAAACACGACCCCGGCCCCAACCTCGCGATGCGGGATTCGTTTCGCCCGCTTGCGCCGAGGGAAATCCTCAGGCCGTCCCAATTCGCGGGCCGCGCACCAGCGGCCCCAGGGGCAGGCCGGGCAATCGGGATTGCGCGGTGTGCAGCAGGTCGCGCCGAGCTCCATGAGCGCCTCGTTGAAGGCTCCGGGCTGCTTCGGATCCAACAGCTCTTCCGCCATCTTTGCGACCTTGATGTGGTTCGCGCTACGGGACAGATCACCCTCGAAGCCAGTCAGCCGGGCAAGCACGCGCACGACGTTTCCATCAACAGCCGCAGCCCGAATACCGAAGGCGATGCTGCCGATGGCAGCCGCCGTATAAGGCCCGATGCCCGGGAGATTGCGGATGGATTCCAGATCGCGCGGAAAGCGGCCGGCATGTTTTTCGACAATCATTTGCGCCGCCGCATGTAGATTCCGCGCGCGCGAGTAGTAGCCGAGTCCTTCCCATGCCTTCAGCACCTCATCCCGAGATGCCCGGGCCAGCCGCTGCACAGATGGAAATCGCGAGACGAATTTTTTGTAGTAAGGAATGACCGTATCGACCCGGGTTTGCTGCAACATGATTTCGGAGATCCAGATCCGGTACGGAGTCCGCGCGACGCGCCACGGAAGGACGCGCGCATTCGCGGCAAACCAAGCCAACAGGCTTTTGCGAAGCGCCCGGCAGCGCGAAGGCGTAAAGATCGGCGTCATTCAGCTCACCGCAGGCTGTATTCCGGATCCTCCGCCCGCCGCTGCTGTTGTTCAGCGGGCGATCGAATTTTGGGCGCATCGGCGTCGGCGATCGGCTGTGGCGCTGAAACCGTGTTCAACGCGGTGTCAACCATCCACATGTAGCCGCGATTCACGATCTGGCTGTCCAGTCCCACCCACTTGTAGGTGTAGCGCACCTCGAACCTTGTGGCGGCACGACGGCGAGTGTGCCAGCGGGGAAATAACGGTTGCCCGCTCGGCGAACGGGAAAGGCGGTCGATCCAGTTGGAAACCGTGCCCTCTCCACCGTCCGGCGCCGGCTGTTGCAGCACGAGTCGAACCAATTCCTCCTCGGTAGCAGCCGCGGGCAACAGTCCCTGCGTGAAGTCGCGGCTTGGTCCGTCCAGCGGAGTGGACTCATCAGTGGTTTCGGACCATCCGCATCCCGCTGCACCTGCAAGTCCCACGACAGCCAACCACCGGCCTGCACCCTTCAAGACCCTTGCGATTCGTGTGGGCATGGCGTTTCCGGCCACAAAGTGTACCCTTCGCACCGTGCGATTCCAATTGCCGCCTCCAAGATTGACCTGCAATGGCTATTTTCATAGAGTTATTTACAGAGAGGTTGATACCATGTCCGGCGAACCCATACACCCGCGCGAAGGGGAAGAGACTCCCCCAAAAATCAAACTCACGATGGGATCAAAGGGATCGGATCCCTCTGCGCCCCGTCCCCCAGGCAAGACCGAGACAACCCGAATCGACCTGTCCAAAGCCGCGCAGTCAGCACCGTCGAAAGGTGATACGCAGGCCTTTCAAGTGGGCGCCCCGCCCAAACTGAATCAGACAATGCGGGTGGAGGTGACGATGCAGTCGCCTCCGAAACCGGAAACCACACGGATTTCCATTCCGGACGACGCGTTTATCAAAAAAAGCGGCGCCACTCCTCAGGCCACAACTGGCGTTGGCGAAGACATTTTCAAGAAATCGACCATTCCCGTAGGCATTCCGACACCGCCGCCTGCCCCGGCCGCGATCCCCAAAACGATCACGGTGAAAAAGCCGGTGAGCGAACCGCCGCCGGTCACCCCACCGGATCAGCGCGCAGTCAGCGAGGCCAAAAAAGGCGAGACCGCGCGAATCGACCTTCCAGAGACCGTTGGCGGGCGCCCGCCGACACGGCCGAAGACCATCCGAATCGTGCGGCCCGAGACCGCGCCGCGCAAGGCCATCACGATCAGCCGCGCCGAGGCGTCCGCCGCAGCATCGGAGACAGCGGGCAAGGTCGCGGGGGAGGAGTCGCCAGGAACGGTTTTCGCCGTGGTCGCCATTGCCGCGTTCCTCGTGCTGTGCGTGGTCATCTACATATTTGCCGCACAGACGTTCGCTCCCAACTTGCCGTTCCCCGGGAAAGTGTGAAACAACCGGACCGTAAGCTTATCAAGGGGTCCGCGAAACAGGGGTAATTATGTCAGAGAAAATTATTCATCTGAACACTGCCAACTGGGACTCCGTTGTCTCCTCTTCGGCCGTTCCGGTTCTCGTCGATTTTTGGGCTGAATGGTGCGGACCTTGTCGAGCGATCGCTCCCATCCTCGACGAGTTGGCTCATGAGCTGGCAGGCAAGCTGACCATCGCAAAAGTCAACGTTGATGAAGCGCCGGACCTGGCGATGAAATTTAACGTGCGATCAATACCGACTCTGTTGGTGTTCAAGGGCGGTCAGATTGTCGGTCACATGGTAGGATCGATGCCCAAATCCGCATTGAAAGCCAAGCTCGACGCGATTCTGGGTTCTTAATCCCAGGCGGGTTCTACGTTTAGATTTCAACGAGTTCACCGATCAGGTTGTCCGATTGGGTAACCTCGCGCTCTCCCGTTTCTCATCAATCAGCGCGCCTCTGGCCACACGCTGCGGGGCGATGCTACCGACCGAAAAATTCGGCCCGCGCATCGCCCCTTGTTCATGCGGAAGTTGTCCGCAATTTGAAATCTGTGATCTCCGTGCGCTTATCTAAAAGCTTCCACCCTCAGAACCCATAAGCGGCCCGCAACTGTTCTTCGGTCGGGCGAGAAGGGTAGATTTCGCCCCGCGGTCCGCGATATTGGCCGTAACCGACTTTGGTCAGGGTGACGGGCATAAAGGACCCGTTGGAATTGCTGATCATAATGGTTTCGGCCTGATGGGCGGATTCCAGCGCCTCTAGCCGGTGTCGAATCATATCCTGTTGCTGGCCATATTGCTGGCCGAGCCAGGCGCCCGTTGCAGCTCCGATGGCAGCACCCAGTACGTCATTTTCACGATCGCCGACATTGTTTCCGATGATTCCGCCGAGCGTTCCGCCGACGACCGCCCCTGTAAGGGCGGAATTCACCTCCGATCGGCGCGCCTGATATTGAGGTGATGCGCAACCGGCCGCGCCGAGGGCCACCGCACATCCGATCAGAGCAACTCGTTTCATGGTCAGAACTCCTTTCATCGTTCCAACCATGAGACGTCGCAACCGGCAAATTATTCAAACAGTGCTGGGCTATTCGTCCCCGTCGGTGGATGCGGCGGCAAGATGCATTTCTTTTGCCTTCGCCTTGATTTTCTCAATGAGCTTGTTCTGCAGCTCGAGATCATTTTCCAGGGTGTCGCGCACAGCGTCCCGGCCCTGGCCGAGCTGCTGCCCCTCGAGCGAAAGCCAGGAGCCGCGCTTTTCCAGCAGCCCGTATTGCATGGCCGCATCCACGATCGAACCTGTCCACGAAATGCCATGCGCGTAAAGAATATCGAATTCTGCCTCGGCGAAGGGCGGCGCCACCTTGTTTTTGACCACCTTGACCTTCGTTCGGCTTCCGTAGACCTTCCCGCTGGGATCTTTCAAGGTTCCGACCCGCCGCACGTCGAGTCGGACCGACGCATAAAACTTGAGTGCGCGGCCGCCGGGCGTTGTTTCCGGATTGCCAAACATCACGCCAATCTTCTCTCGAATTTGATTGGTGAAGATGCAGCAGCACTTCGACTTGTTGATGGCGCCCGTCAGCTTGCGGAGCGCCTGAGACATCAGGCGGGCCTGCAAACCGACATGCGAATCGCCCATCGCGCCCTCCAGCTCCGCCTTCGGCGCAAGCGCGGCCACCGAGTCGACGACGACCACATCCAGGGAGTTGCTTTTGACCAGCGACTCGGCGATCTGCAGCGCCTCCTCGCCGGAATCCGGTTGCGCCACCAAGAGTTCGTCAAGATTTACCCCGATTTTCTTAGCATAGGTGGGATCCAGCGCGTGTTCTGCATCGATGAACGCCGCCAATCCGCCCGCCTTTTGCGCGTTGGCGATGATGTGAAGCACCAGCGTGGTCTTTCCCGACGACTCCGGGCCAAAGACTTCAATGATCCGCCCTCGCGGCACGCCGCCGACGCCGATGGCTAGATCGAGTGTCAACGCCCCGGTCGAAATCGCGGGCACCTCGACAATTTTTTCCTCCTCGCCGAGCCGCATAATGGCACCATCGCCGAATTCCTTTTGGATCTGGGCGATGACCGAAGCGAGCGCGGCTGGTATTTTCTTTTCCTCTTTGGCGGGCTCTTTGGCGCCCTTGGTCGGCATGGTCACACTCCTTTCAATTTGGCCGCGTGCAACAAGGTATATATCGCCTCGGGGCGATCCGGCTGGCTGCGGTAAAAACAGACGCGCTCCACCATGAACTCCCCTGGCGAGTCATACACTACAGACCCAACCCACGAAGTCAACGCGGCGGCGTTTTGAGTCGACCGAATCCTCGCCAGCGTCACGTGCGGATGGAATGGCCGGGATTCGAGGGGAAATCCAAGGGAGGCCACACCCTTTGCGATCTCTTCCCGCAGGCTTGCCAGCGGTTCGGAGGGTTCCACTCCCAGCCAGACCACCCGAGGAGCACGCGGCGGCCCGAAAATGCCCACGCCAGCGAGCCTGCAGGGGAACGGGCGAACACCCTCCGCCGCCGCCTCTATCACACGCACGATCTGGGGTATCCGAGCGACAAAGGTGTCCCCTAGAAAAACCATCGTCACATGGCTGTGTTCCGGTTTCGGGCAACTGACACGCACTCCCGTCCGGCGGAGTTTCTCTTGCAGCCGCGCGATCAGTGGATGCAGCTCGGCCGGTACATCGATCGCGATGAATGTTCGCCACACCTCATCCGGTGCCGGCGTAACCCGCTCCATCGGTTTAGGCTCCCTGCAGGACCAGACGCCTCAACGCGTCCATCGCCCATTGAGCGGATAACTGCTTAATGACACTGCGAACGCCCGAAAATTTTCGTTGTCGCTCCTCGAAACGCGATCCGTCGGTCGCGCACATGTACACGAGACCTACGGGCTTTTGCGGGGAACCGCCGGAGGGGCCGGCGATGCCGGTGACCGCCAGGCCATAATTCGAGCCGAATCGCGCTCGGACGCCGAGCGCCATCGCGCGGGCGGTTTCGGCGCTGACCGCACCGTGCGCGTCGAGCACTTGCGGTGGCACCCCCAGATCCCGGGTTTTCGATTCGTTCGAATACGCGACCACGCCCCCAAGAAAAACGTGGGAGCTGCCGGGAACCTCCGTGAAGAGGTGTCCAATCAATCCGCCCGTGCACGACTCGGCAATTGCGACTGTACGACCTAATGATCTCAAGAGATCGACGAGCGCCTCCTCGAGGTTGCAGGGCCGCTCCGCGTATATCCACGGAGCAAGGGTTTCACGCGCGCGGGCAGCGGCCCGATCCAGGGCCTCCTCGCGGTTAGGCGGCGCCGAAAGGCGGATTTCTACGCGGCCCGGCCGCGCGCAGTAGGCGATGTCGATTCCGGGGCCCGGAAACTCTGATTCGGGAAGCAACCGCAGAATTTCCGATTCGCCGATGCAACAGGTCATGAAAATGCGGCGAACCGGCGGCGTACCCGCAAGGGCGCGAAGCGTGGGCAGGATGCCGTTTTCGACTACGGCGCGGAATTCCGCTGGGGGGCCGGGCGTCAAATACAGTCGCCGCCCGCGAATTTCAATCAATTCCCCCGGGCAAAAGCCGACCTCGTTTTCGAGCACGGTTGCGCCCTGCACGATCAGCGCGTGCCTCGCGGCGATGTCCGTGAATACTCGACCGGCGGCCTCGAACCGTTTGCGCAACTTTTCTCGCGTCGGCTCATGCATCACCACGGCTGTGCCGGCAATTTCGGCGGCCACGTCGCGCGTTAGGTCATCGCTGGTCGGGCCCAACCCGCCGCTGGTGATTACAATGGGCGAACGCGCAAGTGCTTGTTCGATGGCGTCGCGGATCGCCGCTCGGTCGTCCGGCACCGTCGTCTCACGCACCAGCGGAATGCCCAGCGGCTCCAGCGCGGTGGCCAGCGTGGCGACATGCGTATTGACAGTTCTGCCGGACAGCAGTTCGGAGCCCGTGCAAATGAGCTCGGCGAACACCTCAGCGCGCATAACCTCGGGGATGCGCCAGGTGCCATTTCCAAGCGTGTTCGACGATCGTCCGCAGGTCGGGATAACGCGGCTTCCAGCCCAGAACGGTCCGGGCTTTCGAGGAATCCGCAATGAGCCGAGGTGGGTCGCCGGGCCGGCGCGGTGCGATTTCGGAATGGATCGGGCGCCCCGTGACCTCGCGCGCCGCGTCGATGACCTGTTTGACCGAATACCCGTCCCCGTTCCCCAAATTGAAGGCGCCCCGCACATCTTTTTCGAGCGCGAGAATATGCGCCTCAGCAAGGTCGACGATGTGGATGTAATCCCGAATGCAGGTGCCATCCGGCGTCTCATAATCGTCGCCAAAAATTTTGACGGATGAAGCCCGCCCCATCGCGACAAACAGCACGTTGGGAATCAGATGGGTTTCCGGGTCGTGGTGTTCGCCGAATTTTTCGGTCGCTCCCGCCGCATTGAAATAGCGGAGGAAGACCGATCGCGTGCCCTCCCGCTCATCGCGCCATCGGAGAATTTTCTCGAACAGGAGCTTCGATTCGCCGTAGGGATTGGTCGGACGCTGAGGCAAGTCCTCGGTCATCGGAATCTTCTCAGGAATTCCATAGGTCGCGCAGGTAGACGAGAAGATGATTGTACGCACGTCGGCCGCCTTCATGGCGTCCGCGAGATTGATACCGCCGAGGACATTGTTGCGGAAATACAACATCGGGTTTTCCATCGATTCCCCGACCAACGCGTAGGCCGCAAAATGCATCACCGCGTCCGGTTTCGCGGCCCGCATGGCGGCGACGATGTCCTCGCGATTCCGCAAATCGCCCTCGATCAGCCGGGCGCGCGGGTCCACCGCGTCGCGATGCCCCCGCTCGAAATTATCGAACACGACGACCTCGTGCCCTCGGTCCAGAAGAAGCTCGGCGGCGACGCTCCCGATGTAACCGCCTCCGCCCGTCACGAAGACTTTCATGAGTTCCATATTAAGGCGGGGCGAGCCGCTGACGAGAAAATTCAGGTGTCCGGAGAGGCGTCGTCCTCGTTTTTATCTTCCTTGGATTCGATCTGTTCGACCGCCCAGCTCATGTCGCGCGCAGCCTCCCACACGTGGCGGGCCACATAGATGGGGCTGCCATGCTGCACCGCAAGCGCAATTGAATCGCTCGGCCGCGCATCGATTTCAACCAGACTTTTGCCGAGTTCGTTCTCCTGCAGCAAGAAGAGGCGCGCGAAAAAAGTGTCATCCTTCAGGTCGTTGACCACCACCTTTTGGACGCGCACGCCGAGCCCCGCGAAGATATTGCCGATCAGCTCGTGGGTCAGCGGCCGTGGCGTTTTCTTTTTGTTCAGTGCCATGGCGATTGCGCCGCCCACATATTCATCCACAAAAATGGCAATCGTCTTCTCCGAGTTCGTCAGGAGGACGCCGACGCCATCGGGAACGGAGAGCAGACCGCGAATCTGGACCGCGATTTCTTCCGCCATCGCCCTACAAGTCCCTCGTGACGTAGAGAACCATATAGAAAATCCCTATGATCATCGCCGCTGACAGCAAGGCATCCATCGCTCAAATTATACAGCGGCCGCTGCCTGCCGTCATGGAGAGTTGATTCGGTCTCTTGATAGATCGGTTCCGCGCGGGAACCCACTGAATCTTCGCGGTTTATTTATCTTTCGATTCCCGGGATTCCCCGCCGCCGGTCTCCTGTAACAATTTGTTGAACTTTTCGACAATGGGCAGCGGGTCCCGCCGAAAATCCGCTAGGCAATCCTTGCAGCAGAATCTGAATTGTTGGCCTTCATAGTCGGCCATATAGGGCTCGGCGTACGGATCGAGCTTTTCGCCCGACACAACGCAAAAGGTAAAAGGATACGGCTTTGCACCCTTGGACTCCGAAGATCCCACCTCTCCGGCTCTTGCCGCGAAAGCCGCCGCGCAGAGCAAACACATCCAGATCCACGGATTCATCTTCGCTCCTTCTTTGTTACGATTTGTTCGACAGCGAGCCAGCCCGCGGCGTTGAATCATTTGCCGGCCACAAGAGCACCCAGCATGCCATAGACCAGCATCGAAACCCAGGGATTTGCCGTGATCGGGCACGCGCCGGTTTTGCAACCGACCCACCGGTAGATCGCATATCCGATCGCCGCGCCGACTAGCGCGCCCACGATTGTTCTGGTGATGGAGGGCGTCATCGCTCACAGCACCGCTTCGGCTGGTACGGTAAAGGCATGCAGGCGCTCGTCCGGATAGAGTTGCCCGCGGAGCGCCGTGAGCCCCGCAAGGGCGGATGCCAGCTGTTCCTCGGTAAGAACGCTGAAAATCAGCGTCTGACGGCCGGGAAATGCGGGAGTGCCAAAATGCGCGCCGGTCGCACCTGCACCCATCACCTCAGGCACTTCCGTGAACGCTTTCGCGCCGTGCCTGCCCAGCGCATCCCGAATGTCGCGCTCGCGCGAGTGGGGTCCAATCACGATGAGCATCTTCATGCTGCCACCTC
It contains:
- the dnaK gene encoding molecular chaperone DnaK, producing MSKVLGIDLGTTNSCMAIMEGGEPVVIPNVEGGRTTPSIVAFTKTGERLVGQSAKRQAVTNPSNTIYSIKRFMGRKYSEVGSEISRVPYKVVPASNGDAYVQIAEKNYSPPEISAMILQKLKADAEAYLGEKITQAVITVPAYFNDSQRQATKDAGRIAGLDVLRIINEPTAASLAYGLDKKKDEKIAVYDLGGGTFDISILEIGDGVFEVKATNGDTHLGGDDFDARIMEWLISEFKKEHGIDLSKDPMALQRLKEAAEKAKIELSSSQSTEINLPFITADSSGPKHLNMTLTRAKLEQLVDDLIQRTINPVENCLRDAGLKPSDIDEVILVGGMTRMPKVQEIVRRFFGKEPHKGVNPDEVVAVGAAIQGGVLKGEVKDVLLLDVTPLTLGIETLGGVFTPLIERNTTIPTRKSEIFSTAADNQTSVEIHVLQGERKMAADNKTIGKFHLDGIPPAPRGVPQIEVTFDIDANGILHVSAKDLGTGKEQKITITASSGLTKEEIERMRQDAELHAAEDARRREEAETRNRGDSMAYEAEKFLKEHGDKVDAEKKSRLESAISALKDAVKSNDVARIRSGIEEVNTQIQAISSEMYARVRQQTSAGPGSSQARGGSTSAGDSSRSDTVIDADFTMVDDKKKKP
- the mutY gene encoding A/G-specific adenine glycosylase, giving the protein MTPIFTPSRCRALRKSLLAWFAANARVLPWRVARTPYRIWISEIMLQQTRVDTVIPYYKKFVSRFPSVQRLARASRDEVLKAWEGLGYYSRARNLHAAAQMIVEKHAGRFPRDLESIRNLPGIGPYTAAAIGSIAFGIRAAAVDGNVVRVLARLTGFEGDLSRSANHIKVAKMAEELLDPKQPGAFNEALMELGATCCTPRNPDCPACPWGRWCAARELGRPEDFPRRKRAKRIPHREVGAGVVFRRDGRLLIAKRKPGEMLGGLWEFPGGTRECGETIEACIARELKEELDIEVAVGPRLATVYHAFSHFTMDLHAHTCRILKGTPRPVHCADWRWVSLSELDQFAFGRADQKIIETLHSLSPSELDRFRNSDF
- the trxA gene encoding thioredoxin — its product is MSEKIIHLNTANWDSVVSSSAVPVLVDFWAEWCGPCRAIAPILDELAHELAGKLTIAKVNVDEAPDLAMKFNVRSIPTLLVFKGGQIVGHMVGSMPKSALKAKLDAILGS
- a CDS encoding glycine zipper domain-containing protein, giving the protein MKRVALIGCAVALGAAGCASPQYQARRSEVNSALTGAVVGGTLGGIIGNNVGDRENDVLGAAIGAATGAWLGQQYGQQQDMIRHRLEALESAHQAETIMISNSNGSFMPVTLTKVGYGQYRGPRGEIYPSRPTEEQLRAAYGF
- the recA gene encoding recombinase RecA, producing the protein MPTKGAKEPAKEEKKIPAALASVIAQIQKEFGDGAIMRLGEEEKIVEVPAISTGALTLDLAIGVGGVPRGRIIEVFGPESSGKTTLVLHIIANAQKAGGLAAFIDAEHALDPTYAKKIGVNLDELLVAQPDSGEEALQIAESLVKSNSLDVVVVDSVAALAPKAELEGAMGDSHVGLQARLMSQALRKLTGAINKSKCCCIFTNQIREKIGVMFGNPETTPGGRALKFYASVRLDVRRVGTLKDPSGKVYGSRTKVKVVKNKVAPPFAEAEFDILYAHGISWTGSIVDAAMQYGLLEKRGSWLSLEGQQLGQGRDAVRDTLENDLELQNKLIEKIKAKAKEMHLAAASTDGDE
- the thpR gene encoding RNA 2',3'-cyclic phosphodiesterase, which gives rise to MERVTPAPDEVWRTFIAIDVPAELHPLIARLQEKLRRTGVRVSCPKPEHSHVTMVFLGDTFVARIPQIVRVIEAAAEGVRPFPCRLAGVGIFGPPRAPRVVWLGVEPSEPLASLREEIAKGVASLGFPLESRPFHPHVTLARIRSTQNAAALTSWVGSVVYDSPGEFMVERVCFYRSQPDRPEAIYTLLHAAKLKGV
- a CDS encoding CinA family nicotinamide mononucleotide deamidase-related protein produces the protein MRAEVFAELICTGSELLSGRTVNTHVATLATALEPLGIPLVRETTVPDDRAAIRDAIEQALARSPIVITSGGLGPTSDDLTRDVAAEIAGTAVVMHEPTREKLRKRFEAAGRVFTDIAARHALIVQGATVLENEVGFCPGELIEIRGRRLYLTPGPPAEFRAVVENGILPTLRALAGTPPVRRIFMTCCIGESEILRLLPESEFPGPGIDIAYCARPGRVEIRLSAPPNREEALDRAAARARETLAPWIYAERPCNLEEALVDLLRSLGRTVAIAESCTGGLIGHLFTEVPGSSHVFLGGVVAYSNESKTRDLGVPPQVLDAHGAVSAETARAMALGVRARFGSNYGLAVTGIAGPSGGSPQKPVGLVYMCATDGSRFEERQRKFSGVRSVIKQLSAQWAMDALRRLVLQGA
- the galE gene encoding UDP-glucose 4-epimerase GalE, with amino-acid sequence MKVFVTGGGGYIGSVAAELLLDRGHEVVVFDNFERGHRDAVDPRARLIEGDLRNREDIVAAMRAAKPDAVMHFAAYALVGESMENPMLYFRNNVLGGINLADAMKAADVRTIIFSSTCATYGIPEKIPMTEDLPQRPTNPYGESKLLFEKILRWRDEREGTRSVFLRYFNAAGATEKFGEHHDPETHLIPNVLFVAMGRASSVKIFGDDYETPDGTCIRDYIHIVDLAEAHILALEKDVRGAFNLGNGDGYSVKQVIDAAREVTGRPIHSEIAPRRPGDPPRLIADSSKARTVLGWKPRYPDLRTIVEHAWKWHLAHPRGYAR
- a CDS encoding bifunctional nuclease family protein; this encodes MAEEIAVQIRGLLSVPDGVGVLLTNSEKTIAIFVDEYVGGAIAMALNKKKTPRPLTHELIGNIFAGLGVRVQKVVVNDLKDDTFFARLFLLQENELGKSLVEIDARPSDSIALAVQHGSPIYVARHVWEAARDMSWAVEQIESKEDKNEDDASPDT